From Arachis stenosperma cultivar V10309 chromosome 2, arast.V10309.gnm1.PFL2, whole genome shotgun sequence, one genomic window encodes:
- the LOC130962543 gene encoding cell division control protein 48 homolog D-like, whose product MFIIGATNRSDIIDPALLQPGRLDQLIYIPLPDEGSRLQIFKAACLRKSSISKDVDLSALARYTHGFSGSRWGGRKNLTVRERSVFVIVVEGR is encoded by the coding sequence ATGTTCATCATTGGAGCAACAAACAGATCTGACATTATAGATCCTGCATTGCTTCAGCCAGGACGTCTTGATCAATTGATATACATTCCTTTACCGGATGAGGGTTCACGTCTCCAGATCTTCAAGGCGGCGTGCTTGAGGAAGTCATCAATCTCGAAGGACGTCGATCTTTCAGCTCTTGCTCGTTATACACATGGATTTAGCGGATCGCGGTGGGGAGGCAGAAAGAACTTGACGGTGAGAGAGAGGTCTGTATTTGTGATTGTTGTTGAAGGTAGGTAG